ctatctttctcatatctatctatctatctatctatctttctcatatctatctatctatctatctatctatctatctatctatctttctcatatcaatctatctatctatctatctatctatctatctatctatctatctatctatctaatctatctatctttctcatatctatctatctatctatctatctatctatctatctatctatctatctatctatctttctcatatcaatctatctatctatctatctatctatctatctatctatctatctatctatctttctcatatcaatctatctatctatctatctatctatctttctcatataaatctatctatctatctatctatctatctatctatctatctatctatctttctcatatctatctatctatctatttttctcatatctatctatctatctatctatctatctttctcatatcaatctatctatctatctatctatctatctatctatctatctttctcatatctatctgatatctatctatctatctatctatctttctatctttctcatatcaatctatctatctatctatctatctatctatctatctatctatctatctatctttctcatatcaatctatctatctatctatctatctatctatctatctttctcatatctatctgatatctatctatctatctatctatctatctatctttctcatatctatctatctatctttctcatatctatctatctatctatctatctatctatctttctcatatctatctatctatctatctatctatctatctatctttctcatatctatctatctatctatctatctatctatcggtatatatatatatactgcaataTCATAGCCAAGCATCACAATCCCAGCATTATACTGATATATATTATGGGTATACCTGTTTTACTTAGCTCAGACTGAGTTCTATGAAAGGGGAAGTCCAGACAAAATCTAATTCTCATGGCTGAAGCTCCTCTGTCCTACTAGCAGGAATGTGGGCGACCCCACGTGGTTCCACTACTGACAGAGGAAAGAAGTTCATTCCTGAAAATTAGATGTCGCCTGTAGTTTCCCTTCCCTCTTATACATAGTGTGTAGCACTATAGCATTGGGTGATGTGTACCATTTCCAGCACGGGGCTTATAACATGCCCATAATCAACCAGTCGGTCAAGGTCATCCTCCCACAGGTTGGGAGCGAGCTCTTCCAGCATGGTCTGAATGGCCAGTCTCGTGGTAGTTAGAGCAGCATCCCCGTGGCTGGCCAGACCATTTCTGGACTGAAACTTTGTATCTAAGAGATACTTCCCGTGACTTTCCAACACTTCAAAGAGCCCTTTGTGCTTCATTAAAGCCATCTGAAAGAGAAAACATTTTCGTATAATTTTATTCACTGAGTTGACACTGTCATTGATGTCTACATTTCATAGAAAATGCAAagaaaccccaaaaaacaaaggctaactaaaaaacaaacaaacatcagTACCACCTATGACCACTGGGTGGTGCAGAATCCTTCTATTGAAACTGTATATTAATTATACAATGTAGTTTGTGGACTATAACAAAGGCAGGATGTATATATACCATTACAGTATGTATAACAATTTATATGAAATCTCCCATTCAACTATACCTTTTGCATTCGGAATATCTCTATAAAATCTACTCTTGCCCTTGAAAATAGACCAAGTTTGTGGTGGGGGATATTTTGGCGGAAGACTCTACCATAAGCTATTTTTCCACTAAAAATAGGAGAGTTAAAATTTCCCCTTTGACAGGATATTGTAATAGTGAATACGTAATATATAAACTATTTAGGAGCTATGAAATTACCTTTAAAATTTCTCCAAGCCCATTAGAGATCTGGCGACGTGAAACAGTCCGCATAAACGACCTGTCCAGAAATACGGCCGCCGGGGGAGTGTAGCTTCCGAGCTTGTTCTTACAATTGCAGAAATTGACTCCATTTTTTGCTCCCACGCTTGCATCCACGTAAGATAGGAGTGTCGTGGGGACACGGATGTAGGGGGTGCGTCGCCTGTAAAGTGAGGCAGCGAGGCCTACAATGTCCAAGCAAACCCCCCCTCCGATGGCTATGATCGGCTCGTGGCGTCTGTCCAGGCCGAACATGTGGACTTCCTCCAGTACAGTCAAGACCAGCTCCATTGACTTGGTTTCTTCAGTGGTTTCAAGAGCCAGGATCTTATAATGGACATTATTTGCCTCAAAATATTTTCTGACTTTGGAACCGTATAATTTTTCAACAGTTATGTCCATCACAACAAACCGTTTCTGGGACTTCTTCTGGTAAGACGCTAATTCTTGGGGATCAGAAGCGTGGCCATACAAAAGGGTCATGTTCTTGGGGTCTAAAAGATTCTGGCTTTCCACCACTTTGTAGCATACGTAAATGGGGGATTTTACTGTCCACGAAACACCGGACTCTGATATATTTTCACTTCTGTTTAAGAAGAGATATTAGAATATATGTAATATTGGCTTTTATTTTGTTGAATTTTATCTTACCATGTAGTGTATTATAAGATGAGTACTTTATAATATAAAGCTTATATTAATAGATGGTATACATGTAGCAGTCTCTCACTATCCCATGTGTCCCTGTGACACTGAGAATTACCAGGCAGGCATATCTCTGGGCAGTCCCTGGGGTCCTGTGGCACGTTCTAGTGATTGGCAGCTGAGCCCATGGATTCAGAACCCTCCCTCTAAGCACTGGCTGGACCTCAAGAGGATTACATCTTCAGAGACGTCCTAATGTTTGCAGCACCCACAGGGTCTGCCTGCATTCTGGGATAATATATCCCCCTATATACAGTACTGTAAAGCCTAATCTAAGATTGCATCCTCAGAGTAGAAGCCTGCCAGGTACTTTGCTGCTATTTAACGAACTGTGTTTGGGCATAGCAGTGTATTTCAGTCGACTATGGGAGTAGCTTCCTCCATTGGTGGAACTACCGCCAGGGCAGGCCAATGTGGCCCGACAAGGCGATGCTATCCAACCTCTACGGGGATCCCTCCGCTTACTCATCTCAATGTGTACAGGGTCTGATGCGTGAAAAGTGAAGCCCTGTTTAGTtccagaactgaaagcccaaaaggGGCTTCCCTGCCCTTACGACCCTGGATTCCTCCTAACCTGTAAAGATTCCTGTGTTAAAACAGGCTAGGCCTAAAAAAACTGTTGCTGACAATGAGACACTGGCGAAATTAGGGCGGTGTGAGAGGGCCCAGGGTGCAAGGCTGAAGGGGGActcaatttatgaatattttaggtttatttggttaaaattgaggtctatGGTACGCGGCAGTTTCTCTTCTTGCCCCAGAcactaacattttaagttacggctctgtaatGACCCTCACGTGGCCTGCAGCCTGAGGGAGACGTAATTACACATTATGTGCACCCTAACAGCCTCAGCGCTGTTACACTAACTGCGGGGGTGACGTAGTACCAGCTAAGCCTAGACTGCAACAACATCTAGTCGCTGCTGATTGGATGATTGTGTAATCACCCAACCAGCTGATCACAGTGCATTCATTGGTAACGGCTACTTAACAAAATCTTTGTTTGTTTTGCCTTttgtattacataaaaaaaataaagatttgtttCACTTGTGGCTGATTCCTTGATAAAAATGTTATCTTTCTATAATACTGAAAAAAGAGCATAGCTAAAAACACCAAAATGACTGTACAAATACAACtaagtagagttcattgacaaggCTGTGCCTATGGGAGTAAAATACTATTGTTTTGCCTGACATAAGTTTGGTGTGTATACTACTGATCCAGAGAtagacacatcttgagatgcatatGGCTCTGACAATGGGTAGCAATTATGCTCTTTTTGCGTGAGAATTTTCGTGGctgaaaattagagatggtcactgacccccgtgttttggttttggattcggttttggatctggattaccgtcgtgttttggttttggttttgcaaaaccgccattgcgtgttttggttttggttttgtttggttttgttttgctattttgttggaaaatcaatgtttttgggcctaaaataacccaatttagtgctccaactgttttagagataagtaatctaattgttaaggtaataaatcatacaaaaaaacagtttaattcttcgttggtaggccttcatttattctacacacaaaacagattgtcttcctctccatctatgcatattggcaatgcagccatcgtctttggatgtatattacaccctacacttatagttaaatatgtaaagaaacggaaaaaggcagtttgctttctgtctctataggcccccctccacttgtttaaaaaaaacaaaaaagtcagccgttatagactgtacaatattaattgaaatggacaaagccagtttggtttctgcctctataggcccccctccacttgtcaaaaatacaaaaaaattcagccgttatagactgtagaatattaattgacatggagaaagccagtttggtttctgtctctctaggcccccctccacttgtataaaataccaaaaaattcagccgttatagactgtacaatattatgagaaatggacaaagtcagtttggggtcactctgtctatgacaccctacccttaaggataaatttcttgacctacctctgggatgacgattcacccccagcagcagcaacagcagcagcagtgggactaacgctttcttcagaggaatcaataatagtgcaggagtcatccagccttaagtgggatgccgggctaactccgagcgctactgaggatattgatgaggatggtgtggtgggtgtattttgtagccgtcgggatgtcggtgagcggagggtcttagctctgttgtttgacatcgccttggccagatgacgtactgggaacactaacatcaggactggtgacagaacctggttgctcattctgatcatatgtggactgctttgaatccattctgagcgcaaagcactggggagggctaaaaattatttggtagatactgctgacagatatgacttttgacagccagaaatatttatgcacagtcatgggggacaccccaaaagcactgaggagtgctaacaattagttggtagatactgctgacagatatgacttttgacagccctaaatatttatgcacagttatgggggacaccccaaaagcactgaggagtgctaacaattagttggtagatactgctgacagatatgacttttgacagccagaaatatttatgcacaattatgggggacatcccaaaagcactgaggagtgctaacaattagttggtagatactgctgacagatatgacttttgacagccagaaatatttatgcacaattatgggggacaccccaaaagcactgagtgctaacaattagttggtagatactgctgacagatatgacttttgacagccagaaatatttatgcacaattatgggggacaccccaaaagcactgaggagtgctaaaaattagttggtagatactgctgacagatatgacttttgacagccagaaatatttatgcacagttatgggggacaccccaaaagcactgaggagtgctaacaattagttggtagatactgctgacagatatgacttttgacagccagaaatatttatgcacaattataggggacaccccaaaagcactgaggagtgctaacaattagttggtagatactgctgacagatatgacttttgacagccagaaatatttatgcacaattatgggggacaccccaaaagcactgaggagtgctaaaaattagttggtagatactgctgacagatatgacttttgacagccagaaatatttatgcacaattataggggacaccccaaaagcactgaggagtgctaaaaattagttggtagatactgctgacagatatgacttttgacagccagaaatatttatgcacaattataggggacaccccaaaagcactgaggagtgctaacaattagttggtagatactgctgacagatatgacttttgacagccagaaatatttatgcacaattatgggggacaccccaaaagcactgaggagtgctaaaaattagttggtagatactgctgacagatatgacttttgacagccagaaatatttatgcacaattataggggacaccccaaaagcactgaggagtgctaaaaattagttggtagatactgctgacagatatgacttttgacagccagaaatatttatgcacaattataggggacaccccaaaagcactgaggagtgctaacaattagttggtagatactgctgacagatatgacttttgacagccagaaatatttatgcacaattataggggacaccccaaaagcactgaggagtgctaaaaattagttggtagatactgctgacagatatgacttttgacagccagaaatatttatgcacaattatgggggacaccccaaaagcactgaggagtgctaaaaattagttggtagatactgctgacagatatgacttttgaaagccagaaatatttatgcacaattataggggacaccccaaaagcactgaggagtgctaaaaattagttggtagatactgctgacagatatgacttttgacagccagaaatatttatgcacaattatgggggacaccccaaaagcactgaggagtgctaaaaattagttggtagatactgctgacagataggacttttgacagccagaaatatttatgcacaattatgggggacaccccaaaagcgctggggagtgccaaatattaacaaaaaataataaacctctatcctcctctctgcactagcgatttttgttagagcaattgcaagaagaatattggattctctgttcctgctctaatcagcctgtgactacaccctgctctctccctctgtcaaatggcgatggattgctgtggaggcgtgtatttataatgttgaagtatcgcgagaaccgagccccgagatccgacgacgtcgcgatgacgttcggcctcgatttggattcggaacgggcgggagagtaccgagctgctcagctcggtactcggatacccaaagttcgggtggattcggttctcggggaaccggacccgcccatctctactgaaAATACACCCGTCTCCAACTGTGAGTCATTGATTCTTAGTGCATTTGATCGCAAACCAATATCCTTCTATTTTATCACCATTACTTTGCCATTATGTTACCCTTATCATATACCTGCCCTCTGGAATTCTAAAGTTCCAAATCTAAACTTGTTCAGAGGGGAACCGATCTTTTCCCTCTCATCAAGTAGCAGCAGCAGGCACAGTGCTCAAAAGGAAACTGACGTTTGATCAGTTGCGGCAGCGAGGAGGTCGAGCAGAGTGACGAAGGATTTGCTGTGCAGAGCTAGAGTTGGAAAGTTCAGGCAGAGCAGTCATTTCTCTTGTCTCCAAGTTCCCACCCACATGTAGGGTCATTTATTTGGACAGCAGAGCAATTACATCTCGTTCTGCAGGTGCAGGGTCCTGCGAAAAGAGCTTCTGGGCAAACTCTGTACCCCAGAGGGcgagctgggacttgtagttccacagcaaccTCTTTCTTTTACCTGAGTGCAAACCCAGGTAGGTGAACTTTTAATAAAACTAGCTAAGTACCACTGCTGTAGCCACTAAAATTCATACTGAGCCTTGGTTTACAGAAAGCTGTGTGAATgagttaaaaaaacatgtttgccCTGCACTGTATGTCACTTCTACCATTTACTATGTACAATGCATACATAGGAACGTAGACTGTAGACTTTGGCCAACTCACCCTCTGTAGCTGATGAGATTCATACCAATTTTCCTGACTTTGAAACTTGATATTGATACGAACTCTGATGATCAcatgaatttaaaaaaagacCCCTGGGAAATTGAGTACTTACATTTTGGCCTGGGAAACAATTACTTGATCTTCTTTGCATCTTGTGGAAATGCCCTGTTCACTTTCGACACGACACCAAGTGTTTTTCACTTGTATGAGCTGGTATTCCTTCTGCTCACTCCTGTAGGATGCTGTGTCCTCCCTTGCTGGACCCCCGACTAGGGCAACCGCATACAGTTCACCCATTGGCATCTCTGCAGATTGAGGATGGTTTGATGTCCAGGATAACCCTTTTCAAAAAATATGACCAGTCCTTCATAAAATGACACGTTTTATAGTTTAGTTTCAAGAGGGACGGACTCAGACCGAGCATCATCAGTTTTTTATAAAACTTGTGTTGTGTAACTTCAAAAAGGTGTGTGGGGGTTGGGGCAAGCTATTGAGTCTAATCAGAGTGACAGCTTGTGTAAGTATTTGTGACATCACTGCTTGTTAACATTACTCTTTCGTCTGACAGAAGAGGTTTGCTGGGTTATACAAGATATTTTAAACGTGAGCAGAAATATATTTGAAGACTTGCAAACAAGTCAAAATGGATACTTAACTAGATAAGTACATTTATATACACTAGAAAAACTAGGCTGAAAAAGTTTTCTGATTCTTGTATTATAAAAATATGAGATATTAAAACTTTAATGAATGCTAACACTTCATTTGTTATACACCTGATAGAATGCAGCTGTGGGattaagtacagtcatggccaaaagttttgaggatgaaacaagtattgattttcacaaagtttcctgcttcagtgtttttagacctttttgtcagatgttgctctggtatactgatgtaaagttacaagcatttcacaagtgtcaaatacttttattggcaatcaaattaagtttatgcaaagagtcaaaatTGGCAGTTTTgacccttcattttgaagacctctacaatccCCCCTGGCATAccgtcaatcaacttctgggccacatactgactgatggccgcccattcttgcctaatcaatgcttggagtttgtcagaatttgtgggtctttgtttgtccaccctcctcttgtggattgaccacaagttctcaatgggattaaggtctggggagtttcctggccatggacccaaaattttgctgttttgatccccgagccacttagttatcacttttgccttatggcaaggtgctcggtcatgctggaaaaggcattgttcatcaccaaactgttcttggatggctgggagaagttgctcttggaggatgacttggtaccattctttattcatggctgtgttcttaggcaaaattgtgagtgagcccacttccttggctgagaagcagccccacacatgaatggtctcaggatgctttactcttggcatgacacaggactgatggtagcgctcacctttccttctccggacaagtgtttttccagatgcctcaaataatctgaaagaggattcatcagagaaattgACTTCaccccagtcctcaacagtccaatccctgtatcttttgcagaatatcagagtgtccctgatgttttttcctggagagaagtggcttctttgctggccttcttgacaccaggctatcctccaaaagtcttcgcctcactgtgtgtgtgcaGATGAACTCACACctccctgctgccattcctgagcaagctgactcaactttaggagatggtgcTGGCGCTtgttggatgttcttgggtgccctgaagccttcttcacaactattgcacctctctccttgaagctcttgatgatccaataaatggttgatttaggtgtaatctttctagcagcaatatccttgcctgtgaagccctttttgtgcaaagcaatgatgactgtacgtgtttccttgcaggtaaccatggttaacagaggaagaacaatgatttcaagcaccaccctccttttaaagcttccagtctgttattctaactcaatcagcatgacagagtgatctctagccttgtcctcctcaacgctctcacctgtgttaatgagagaatcactgacctgatgtcggctgggctttttgtggcagg
This window of the Mixophyes fleayi isolate aMixFle1 chromosome 8, aMixFle1.hap1, whole genome shotgun sequence genome carries:
- the LOC142099688 gene encoding 2-epi-5-epi-valiolone synthase-like, whose amino-acid sequence is MPMGELYAVALVGGPAREDTASYRSEQKEYQLIQVKNTWCRVESEQGISTRCKEDQVIVSQAKISENISESGVSWTVKSPIYVCYKVVESQNLLDPKNMTLLYGHASDPQELASYQKKSQKRFVVMDITVEKLYGSKVRKYFEANNVHYKILALETTEETKSMELVLTVLEEVHMFGLDRRHEPIIAIGGGVCLDIVGLAASLYRRRTPYIRVPTTLLSYVDASVGAKNGVNFCNCKNKLGSYTPPAAVFLDRSFMRTVSRRQISNGLGEILKMALMKHKGLFEVLESHGKYLLDTKFQSRNGLASHGDAALTTTRLAIQTMLEELAPNLWEDDLDRLVDYGHVISPVLEMEVLPALMHGEAVNIDMAFMTYVSYERGQITVEEKHRTLQCMRTLELPVWHKDCTLQLIEKALGERLKHSGGALRLPLPTGLGTAEIFNNVNKETTKKAFQLWEEECQGHAGSLEQGTCEIPMKMETADFPKNLEMLFRL